One region of Salvia miltiorrhiza cultivar Shanhuang (shh) chromosome 3, IMPLAD_Smil_shh, whole genome shotgun sequence genomic DNA includes:
- the LOC131014294 gene encoding tetraspanin-18, with protein sequence MRTPCSHTFLAFILKFLNFLTAFVGVVIIIYSAYVLNQLQHHQNPFPPPNQSGFRPNSGVFNPDDALSSNFTSLPAPWFTYAFMGIGILTCFISFIGFIGAEAISGCCLCFYAVLTTIFILSEVGLVTFIALDHQWEKDIPSDPTGEIDTLWTFIKENADVFMWVGIVIVTIQVLSVLLAIVLRSLVSSENEDDDIEGEYGFRKSTREPLLSPYSGQASGSTRGDSDIWSSRMREKYGLNTSSDTKPKFGESKSIS encoded by the exons ATGCGAACGCCATGTTCCCACACCTTTCTAGCATTCATCCTCAAATTCCTGAATTTCCTCACCGCATTTGTGGGTGTAGTCATAATTATATACTCTGCATATGTGCTTAATCAATTGCAGCACCACCAAAACCCATTTCCTCCGCCGAATCAATCCGGATTCCGCCCTAACTCCGGCGTCTTTAACCCGGACGATGCGCTCAGCTCCAATTTCACCTCCCTCCCAGCTCCTTG GTTTACATATGCGTTTATGGGAATCGGGATTTTGACATGTTTCATCAGTTTTATTGGATTCATTGGCGCGGAGGCCATCAGCGGCTGTTGTCTTTGCTTT TATGCCGTACTCACAACCATATTCATTTTATCTGAAGTGGGTTTGGTGACCTTCATTGCTCTTGATCACCAATGGGAGAAG GATATCCCATCTGATCCCACTGGAGAAATCGACACCCTGTGGACCTTTATCAAAGAGAATGCTGATGTGTTTATGTGGGTCGGCATTGTAATTGTTACTATACAG GTCCTATCTGTACTTCTTGCGATTGTACTGAGATCCTTGGTTTCTAGTGAGAATGAAGACGACGATATTGAGGGAGAGTATGGTTTCCGCAAGAGCACTAGGGAACCATTGCTGAGTCCATATTCAGGCCAAGCATCTGGTTCAACTAGAGGTGATTCTGATATCTGGAGTTCAAGAATGAGAGAAAAG TATGGACTTAATACCAGCAGTGACACAAAACCAAAATTTGGTGAATCCAAAAGCATCAGCTGA
- the LOC131018976 gene encoding chaperonin CPN60-1, mitochondrial-like, with protein MNLENFTEDMLGSCKKVTVSKDDTVILDGAGDKDAIEERCNQLRSGIELSTSDYDKEKLQERLAKLSGGVAVLKVRLTICNIQGHSENYN; from the exons ATGAACCTTGAGAATTTCACAGAAGACATGCTTGGCTCATGCAAAAAG GTTACAGTATCAAAAGATGACACTGTTATTCTTGATGGAGCTGGTGACAAGGATGCTATTGAGGAAAGATGTAACCAG TTACGGTCAGGAATTGAGTTAAGCACCTCTGATTATGACAAGGAGAAGCTCCAGGAGAGACTCGCTAAGCTTTCTGGCGGTGTTGCTGTCTTGAAGGTAAGACTTACAATCTGCAATATCCAGGGGCACTCTGAGAACTATAATTGA
- the LOC131018977 gene encoding uncharacterized protein At2g29880-like: MGDSQPQDSKKRAVYEAWTKEQSDALLDILVESAHRGWRDNSGIFSKATVEERILPVLNDKLGCNKNYNHYQSRIKWFKSRWTAYSNLMKFNSGFGYDNVTKKFTAPDEVWDAYIEAHPKDAYLRTGSFSDYDDLRLAVGNGVAVGRNAIGVGSATDARTIGVDESRGPLIEELNYDTATEAFVVLGEDDPPLSGSKSPLEPTEVPVESTQRRAPAKRSRGQFETSSGHTENSSHQELMVEIKKVTSTMDRVESLFVKRDTMMEKREKEKSFTTWDAIEEIRDLSEEDRYTAFDLLVTKSQKDGFMKMTVAQRKRWIEFKTRK, encoded by the exons atgggAGACTCTCAACCACAAGATTCCAAAAAAAGGGCAGTGTATGAAGCATGGACAAAGGAACAAAGTGATGCATTGTTAGATATTCTGGTTGAGTCTGCACATAGGGGATGGCGCGATAATAGTGGTATATTTAGCAAAGCCACAGTAGAGGAAAGGATATTGCCTGTTCTGAATGACAAACTTGGgtgcaataaaaattataatcactaCCAAAGTCGTATCAAATGGTTTAAGAGCCGTTGGACTGCGTATTCAAACCTCATGAAGTTTAACTCTGGTTTTGGTTATGACAACGTCACCAAAAAATTCACGGCCCCAGATGAAGTATGGGATGCGTATATAGAG gCTCACCCAAAAGATGCATACTTACGCACTGGGAGTTTTTCGGATTATGATGACTTGAGGCTTGCTGTTGGAAACGGTGTGGCTGTAGGAAGAAACGCAATTGGAGTTGGCAGTGCTACTGATGCTAGGACAATAGGAGTTGATGAAAGTAGAGGTCCGCTCATAGAGGAGTTGAATTACGATACTGCTACTGAGGCGTTTGTAGTACTGGGTGAAGATGATCCACCGTTATCCGGCTCGAAATCACCTTTGGAGCCCACTGAAGTGCCTGTGGAGTCCACTCAGAGAAGAGCTCCCGCCAAAAGAAGCAGAGGCCAGTTTGAGACAAGTTCAGGCCACACTGAAAATAGTTCGCATCAGGAGCTCATggtagaaattaaaaaagtcACTAGCACAATGGATCGAGTTGAAAGCCTCTTCGTGAAACGAGATACTATGATggagaaaagagaaaaggaaaaaagtttTACAACTTGGGATGCTATTGAAGAAATTCGTGATTTGAGTGAAGAGGACCGCTACACAGCATTTGACTTGCTTGTTACAAAGTCACAAAAAGATGGATTTATGAAAATGACTGTTGCTCAACGCAAAAGATGGATAGAATTCAAGACTAGGAAATAG
- the LOC131014296 gene encoding uncharacterized protein LOC131014296: protein MGQKKCQVCEDAQSKYKCPTCLITYCSLACFKKHKEVPCQKAESLKEEKVYLRTTNDNQPPHVDEPSEVLQELQLQSVASSNEIRDLVKNEKLQTLIYNIDCSVDPENELDKAMEEESFRQFAEKILSTIVPDA, encoded by the exons ATGGGGCAAAAGAAATGTCAAGTGTGTGAGGACGCACAATCAAAGTATAAGTGCCCTACTTGCTTAATAACCTA TTGTTCTTTGGCCTGCTTCAAGAAACACAAAG AAGTTCCTTGCCAGAAAGCAGAATCTTTAAAGGAAGAAAAAGTTT ATCTTAGAACAACAAATGATAACCAACCACCTCATGTGGATGAGCCAAGTGAGGTGTTGCAAGAGTTGCAACtacagtctgttg CTTCATCCAATGAAATTCGTGATTTAGTAAAGAATGAAAAGCTTCAGACACTTATATACAACATTGATTGCTCTGTGGATCCTGAGAAT GAGCTTGATAAAGCCATGGAGGAGGAATCATTTCGTCAATTTGCAGAAAAG ATCTTGTCTACCATTGTCCCTGACGCTTGA
- the LOC131014297 gene encoding 26S proteasome regulatory subunit 4 homolog A-like, with translation MGQGTPGGLNRQLPGDRKNDGDKKEKKFEPAAPPARVGRKQRKQKGPDAAARIPTVTPLTKCKLRLLKLDRIKDYLLMEEEFVANQERLKPQEEKTEEDRSKVDDLRGSPMSVGNLEELIDENHAIVSSSVGPEYYVGILSFVDKDQLEPGCAILMHNKVLSVVGLLQDDVDPMVSVMKVEKAPLESYADIGGLDAQIQEIKEAVELPLTHPELYEDIGIKPPKGVILYGEPGTGKTLLAKAVANSTSATFLRVVGSELIQKYLGDGPKLVRELFRVADDLSPSIVFIDEIDAVGTKRYDAHSGGEREIQRTMLELLNQLDGFDSRGDVKVILATNKIESLDPALLRPGRIDRKIEFPLPDIKTRRRIFQIHTSRMTLAEDVSLEEFVMTKDEFSGADIKAICTEAGLLALRERRMKVTHADFKKAKDKVMFKKKEGVPEGLYM, from the exons ATGGGTCAGGGTACTCCCGGCGGCCTCAATCGCCAGCTCCCCGGGGACCGCAAGAATGACGGCGacaagaaggagaagaaattCGAGCCGGCCGCGCCTCCTGCGCGCGTCGGCCGGAAGCAACGCAAGCAGAAGGGGCCTGATGCAGCGGCTCGGATACCCACGGTGACGCCGCTCACTAAGTGCAAGCTGCGTCTGCTGAAACTGGACCGAATTAAAGATTACTTGCTCATGGAAGAGGAGTTTGTGGCCAATCAGGAGAGGTTGAAGCCACAGGAGGAGAAGACGGAGGAGGATCGCTCCAAGGTCGACGATTTGAGAGGCTCGCCCATGAGCGTCGGGAATCTGGAGGAGTTGATTGATGAGAATCACGCGATCGTTTCGTCGTCGGTGGGACCGGAGTATTACGTCGGGATCTTGTCGTTTGTGGACAAGGATCAGCTCGAGCCTGGATGCGCGATTCTTATGCACAATAAG GTTCTATCTGTTGTTGGGCTGCTTCAAGATGATGTTGACCCAATGGTTTCCGTGATGAAAGTTGAGAAAGCTCCATTAGAGTCATATGCTGATATTGGTGGTCTGGATGCTCAGATCCAGGAAATCAAGGAGGCAGTTGAGCTTCCATTAACACACCCAGAATTGTATGAAGATATTGGTATTAAGCCTCCCAAAGGTGTCATATTATACGGAGAGCCTGGAACTGGCAAAACTTTACTTGCAAAG GCCGTGGCAAATTCTACATCAGCAACTTTCTTGCGTGTTGTTGGAAGtgaattaattcaaaaatatctGGGAGATGGTCCTAAATTGGTCAGAGAACTTTTCAGAGTTGCTGATGACCTCTCACCCTCTATCGTCTTCATTGATGAAATTGATGCAGTGGGTACAAAAAG GTATGACGCCCACTCAGGTGGTGAACGTGAAATTCAAAGGACTATGTTGGAATTGCTGAACCAGCTAGATGGTTTTGATTCAAGAGGAGATGTGAAAGTAATCCTTGCAacaaacaaaattgaaagtctTGATCCTGCTCTCCTTCGGCCTGGAAGAATAGACAGGAAAATTGAGTTCCCTCTTCCAGATATCAAGACAAGGAGACGCATTTTCCAG ATACACACATCAAGAATGACGTTGGCCGAGGATGTCAGCCTGGAGGAATTTGTTATGACCAAAGATGAGTTTTCTGGAGCTGATATCAAGGCCATATGCACTGAAGCTGGCTTGCTTGCTTTGAGAGAGCGGCGGATGAAG GTGACACATGCTGATTTCAAGAAAGCAAAGGACAAGGTTATGTTCAAGAAGAAAGAGGGAGTTCCTGAGGGgctatatatgtga
- the LOC131014298 gene encoding uncharacterized protein LOC131014298: MAKLWLMFVVALVAAHQIAARVLPADGYADQKNFATFGGLGGYSGIGGSGLPFGGIGGGLGATGGGLNGGIAGGIGTLPTGGLGGLGGGIGNLGGLGGVGGGDGVGVGGGAGGGTGASPYP; the protein is encoded by the coding sequence atggcGAAGTTGTGGTTGATGTTTGTGGTTGCTCTTGTTGCAGCTCATCAGATTGCAGCTAGGGTTTTGCCTGCCGACGGTTACGCAGACCAGAAGAATTTTGCCACTTTCGGAGGCCTCGGCGGCTACTCCGGCATCGGCGGAAGCGGCCTCCCCTTCGGAGGCATTGGCGGCGGCCTAGGTGCCACCGGCGGCGGACTCAACGGCGGAATTGCCGGTGGCATTGGAACACTGCCGACTGGTGGGCTTGGAGGGCTTGGAGGCGGAATTGGCAATTTGGGCGGACTCGGCGGAGTTGGTGGCGGAGATGGTGTCGGAGTCGGCGGTGGAGCTGGTGGAGGTACCGGAGCTTCGCCGTACCCTTGA